A portion of the Stigmatella aurantiaca DW4/3-1 genome contains these proteins:
- the uvrA gene encoding excinuclease ABC subunit UvrA has product MSRRGKAPSQKTQDGGGVAKAVKVRGAREHNLKNIDVDIPRDALVVFTGVSGSGKSSLAFGTLYAEAQRRYFESVAPYARRLMDQVGVPEVDAIEGLPPAVALQQQRGSPTTRSSVGSVTTLSNSLRLLYSRAGHYPPGQPHLAAEAFSPNTPAGACPRCHGLGRVYEVTERSMVPDDTLTIRDRAVAAWPPAWHGQNLRDILVTLGYDVDRPWRELPQKDRDWILFTEEQPTVPVYAGFTPAETRQALKRKETPSYMGTFTSARRYVLQTFATTESASIKKRVSRYLLSTECPVCEGKRLRREALSVTFAGLDIGELSRLPLGRVAEVLRPTAEGTAPGLEKWRREHPEKALVAERFTQDLLGRIKVLTGLGLGYLSLERSTPTLSPGELQRLRLATQIRSQLFGVVYVLDEPSAGLHPADTQALLAALAQLKGAGNSLFVVEHEVDVIREADWIVDVGPAAGEQGGHVLYSGPPEGLEAVEASQTRRYLLGHGKVARRTPRAPKGWLCLEGVSRNNLHNLDVRFPLGVFTSVTGISGSGKSSLVSQVLVELVSKHLGHELAPEEDEGEELERTPTLTSGGRITEGMEGVTRLVRVDQKPIGRTPRSNLATYTGLFDSVRKLFAATKAARARRYDAGRFSFNVPKGRCETCEGEGFVSVELIFLPDVFAPCPTCHGARYNAKTLEIQYKDKNIAEVLGMTVDGAYAFFKDEPHLTRSLGVLREVGLGYLRLGQPATELSGGEAQRIKLATELQRVQRGNTLYVLDEPTTGLHPADVEKLLVQLNGLVDQGNTIILVEHDMRVVSQSDWVIDVGPGAGDEGGRVVAAGTPEEVSQLAKSRTAPFLKHFLSEMRDESAQKGGLT; this is encoded by the coding sequence ATGTCCAGACGCGGCAAAGCTCCTTCCCAGAAGACGCAGGACGGTGGTGGCGTGGCGAAGGCCGTCAAGGTCCGGGGCGCCCGCGAGCACAACCTCAAGAACATCGACGTGGACATCCCCCGCGATGCCCTGGTCGTCTTCACGGGCGTGTCGGGCTCGGGCAAGTCGTCGCTCGCGTTCGGGACGCTCTATGCCGAGGCGCAGCGGCGCTATTTCGAGTCCGTGGCCCCCTATGCGCGGCGCCTGATGGACCAGGTGGGGGTGCCCGAAGTAGACGCCATCGAGGGCCTGCCCCCGGCGGTGGCCCTCCAGCAACAGCGCGGCAGCCCGACGACCCGCTCCTCGGTGGGCAGCGTCACCACGCTGTCGAACTCCCTGCGGCTGCTCTACTCGCGGGCGGGCCACTATCCGCCGGGTCAACCACACCTGGCCGCGGAGGCATTCTCTCCGAACACGCCCGCGGGGGCCTGTCCTCGGTGCCACGGGCTGGGCCGGGTCTACGAGGTGACCGAACGCTCGATGGTGCCCGATGACACGCTCACCATCCGCGATCGGGCGGTCGCCGCCTGGCCGCCCGCGTGGCATGGCCAGAACCTCCGGGACATCCTGGTGACGCTGGGCTACGACGTGGATCGCCCCTGGCGGGAGCTGCCCCAGAAGGACCGGGACTGGATCCTCTTCACGGAGGAACAGCCCACCGTGCCGGTGTACGCGGGCTTCACCCCGGCGGAGACGCGCCAGGCACTCAAGCGCAAGGAGACGCCCAGCTACATGGGGACGTTCACGAGTGCCCGCCGGTACGTCTTGCAGACCTTCGCCACCACGGAGAGCGCGTCGATCAAGAAGCGGGTGTCGCGCTACCTCCTGAGCACCGAGTGCCCGGTGTGCGAGGGCAAGCGGCTGCGGCGCGAGGCCCTGTCGGTGACGTTCGCGGGGCTCGACATCGGCGAGCTGTCGAGGTTGCCGCTGGGCCGCGTGGCGGAGGTGCTGCGCCCCACGGCGGAGGGAACCGCGCCGGGGCTGGAGAAATGGAGGCGGGAGCACCCGGAGAAAGCGCTCGTCGCCGAGCGGTTCACCCAGGACCTGCTGGGGCGAATCAAGGTGCTGACCGGGCTGGGGCTGGGCTACCTCTCGCTGGAGCGCAGCACGCCCACGCTCTCGCCCGGAGAGCTCCAGCGGTTGCGGCTCGCCACGCAGATTCGCTCCCAGTTGTTCGGCGTGGTGTACGTGCTCGACGAGCCCTCGGCGGGGCTCCATCCGGCGGACACGCAGGCGCTCCTGGCGGCGCTCGCGCAACTGAAGGGCGCGGGCAATTCGCTCTTCGTGGTCGAGCACGAGGTGGATGTGATCCGCGAGGCGGACTGGATCGTGGACGTGGGACCGGCGGCGGGGGAGCAGGGGGGACACGTGCTCTACAGCGGCCCGCCCGAGGGGCTCGAAGCCGTCGAAGCCTCCCAGACGCGCCGCTACCTGCTCGGACACGGGAAAGTGGCGAGACGAACCCCCCGTGCCCCCAAGGGGTGGCTGTGCCTGGAAGGGGTCAGCCGCAACAACCTGCATAACCTCGACGTCCGCTTCCCGCTGGGGGTGTTCACCTCCGTGACGGGGATTTCGGGCTCGGGCAAGTCGAGCCTGGTGAGCCAGGTGCTGGTGGAACTGGTGTCGAAACACCTGGGCCACGAATTGGCTCCGGAGGAGGACGAGGGTGAGGAGCTGGAGCGGACGCCCACCCTGACCTCGGGGGGCCGCATCACGGAGGGGATGGAAGGCGTGACGCGGCTGGTGCGAGTCGATCAGAAACCGATCGGGCGCACCCCGCGCTCCAATCTGGCGACGTACACGGGCCTCTTCGACAGCGTGCGAAAGCTCTTCGCCGCGACGAAGGCGGCGAGGGCCCGGCGCTACGACGCCGGACGTTTCTCGTTCAACGTGCCCAAGGGCCGCTGCGAGACCTGCGAGGGAGAGGGCTTTGTCAGCGTCGAGCTGATCTTCCTTCCGGATGTCTTCGCGCCCTGTCCCACGTGCCACGGCGCCCGCTACAACGCGAAGACGCTGGAAATCCAATACAAGGACAAGAACATCGCCGAGGTGCTGGGGATGACGGTGGACGGGGCGTATGCGTTCTTCAAGGACGAGCCGCACCTGACCCGGTCCTTGGGGGTCTTGAGGGAAGTCGGCCTCGGCTACCTGCGGCTGGGCCAACCCGCGACCGAGCTGTCTGGGGGCGAGGCCCAGCGGATCAAACTGGCGACTGAGCTGCAACGGGTGCAGCGAGGCAACACGCTCTACGTGCTGGATGAGCCCACGACGGGCCTGCACCCGGCGGACGTCGAGAAGCTCCTGGTGCAGCTCAATGGACTGGTGGACCAGGGCAACACCATCATCCTCGTTGAGCACGACATGCGCGTCGTCTCGCAGAGTGACTGGGTCATCGACGTCGGCCCAGGGGCAGGAGACGAGGGGGGAAGGGTGGTGGCCGCCGGAACACCGGAGGAGGTCTCCCAGCTGGCCAAGAGCCGCACCGCGCCTTTCCTGAAGCATTTCCTCTCGGAAATGCGGGATGAGTCGGCCCAAAAAGGAGGGCTGACGTGA
- a CDS encoding serine/threonine-protein kinase, whose translation MNNLTPEMLPTGTVLGSWQLDGRAGYGAYGVVYRAHKVGQTEAQPVALKLARYPNDPRFEREAGLLAQIQHARVPCLLGRGTWKGGPRGDTYPYVVMQWVEGLRLYDWAKEHAPSSRQTLRLLAEVAWALEATHAVKGLHRDVKGDNILVSPEGHAFLMDFGCGTWKEAPPLTQGLLAPGTKLYRSAQALRFHWNHRHATSPQYQATPADDVYALGVTAYRLCTGIYPPLATDPSIVGDDGRDTHEALVPPSQVKPMAPSLESFILRMLSDKPQERGSAGELAAAMDALAAGAETEAGESLSPSRSGEPSEGTSPPSAEARHGESWPMGFLPLAAGLLLAVSGNLNLEGVLAPPSGMRDGGTGGVADAAVEELLVPNSQKEPKVNGLTLDMPKEPLPGQRRPPCPRLQTSIRGGCWVEIVQASPPCGESFYDWKGACYVPVGVPPRPNTSDKY comes from the coding sequence GTGAACAACCTCACTCCCGAGATGCTTCCGACCGGTACCGTCTTGGGCTCATGGCAGCTGGACGGCCGCGCGGGCTATGGGGCGTACGGGGTGGTCTACCGGGCGCACAAGGTGGGGCAGACAGAAGCCCAACCGGTGGCCCTCAAACTGGCACGCTACCCGAATGATCCCCGCTTCGAGCGCGAGGCGGGACTGCTGGCCCAGATTCAGCACGCTCGTGTCCCTTGCCTGCTGGGAAGGGGCACCTGGAAAGGGGGTCCTCGAGGGGACACCTATCCGTATGTGGTGATGCAGTGGGTGGAGGGCCTGCGGTTGTACGACTGGGCCAAAGAGCATGCGCCCTCGTCCCGCCAGACGTTGCGGCTGCTGGCCGAGGTGGCGTGGGCGCTGGAGGCCACCCACGCGGTGAAAGGGCTTCACCGGGACGTGAAAGGGGACAACATTTTGGTCAGTCCCGAGGGCCATGCCTTCCTCATGGATTTCGGATGTGGGACCTGGAAAGAGGCTCCCCCGCTCACCCAGGGGCTGTTGGCGCCTGGCACCAAGCTCTACCGCAGTGCCCAGGCGCTGAGGTTCCATTGGAACCACCGCCATGCGACCAGCCCCCAGTACCAAGCCACACCCGCGGATGATGTGTACGCGCTGGGGGTGACGGCCTACCGGCTGTGCACGGGAATTTACCCACCCCTGGCGACGGACCCCTCCATCGTAGGAGATGATGGACGAGACACCCATGAGGCGCTGGTGCCTCCGAGTCAGGTGAAGCCGATGGCGCCCTCGTTGGAGTCCTTCATCCTCCGCATGCTTTCCGACAAGCCCCAGGAGCGAGGCAGCGCCGGTGAGCTGGCCGCTGCCATGGATGCCTTGGCGGCGGGCGCCGAGACTGAAGCAGGTGAGTCGCTGAGCCCAAGCCGTTCCGGCGAGCCCTCTGAAGGCACAAGCCCACCCTCCGCAGAGGCGCGCCATGGGGAGTCTTGGCCCATGGGGTTTCTTCCCTTGGCCGCCGGGCTTCTCCTCGCGGTCTCTGGGAATCTGAACCTGGAGGGGGTCTTGGCACCCCCTTCTGGCATGAGGGATGGCGGAACCGGGGGCGTAGCGGACGCGGCCGTGGAGGAGTTGCTGGTGCCCAACTCGCAAAAAGAGCCCAAGGTGAATGGACTGACCCTTGATATGCCCAAGGAGCCTTTACCGGGACAACGCCGTCCACCATGCCCGCGCCTACAGACAAGCATACGGGGGGGATGTTGGGTCGAAATCGTTCAAGCCTCCCCTCCTTGCGGAGAGAGCTTTTATGACTGGAAAGGAGCCTGTTACGTTCCAGTCGGTGTACCACCAAGGCCCAACACATCGGATAAATATTAA